CCGGTGTCCGCGCCTTCGTTCATTTGAAAAAAACTCAAACCGGTTTTCTCCAACCCGAGCACTAACGCCCAAATTAACGGATGTCGCCCTCGATTGTGCGGCAGAAGACTGGGGTGCGCGCCAATCACGCCTAACGGCGGTTGTGCCAATAATGACGTTTTAATCAACTGTGACCAACCAAGACAAAAAATGACATCCGGTTGACGTTGCCCTATCCAATCCAAAGTCACAGGTGAATTGATGTCCGTCACACGTTGAAACGGCCAACCGTGCTGACAGCAAAGCGGTTCCATATCCGCATAATCCGAATAACGCTCCGGCTGTTCGGTGGAAACCACACCGACGATGTCGGCCCCAGCTTGATTCAAAATATTCAAACAGTGCAAACTAAAATCCACCGCACCGATCACCAACACTTTCATGAACAGGCCTCCGCGCAATCGTGAAACCCTTTTTTCAATAAAGCACTTCGATCTTGCAATGATAATGTTTTCAGGTGTCCTACTATTTTTTCGGCCGTATGCCCGTTTCCATAAGGATTTTTTACACCGGCCAACAAACACACAAAGGCATCCGATAAAGCGGTTTCAATCGCTTGCAATATCGCTTCCGTTTGGCAATCGACATGCAGAACATTCGCGCCCGTCACCCGTCCCAACTGGCGTTCGCCAATATTGACCACCGGTTTTTGAAACGAAGCCGCTTCAATGATGCCACTGGAAGAATTCCCCAACACCATTGCGCAGTGCTGCATGGCACTCAAATAGCGCAATTGTCCCAGCGATTTCACCAGGTGCAGCTGTTCGGGATGGGCTTGCTGGGCGGCGACAATCACTTGATACATAGCCTCACCGCCCGCATCGATATTCGGCATGGTAATCACCGTTTGCAAACCGCTTGCAATCACCGCATCCAAAACCACTTCCATTTCCTGTGCGGCCGCGGACGCATCATTCAAAGTCACCGGATGATAGGTCATGAGCACCGTTGAAATCGTCCAGTCCACCCCGGTTTCGTCTTGCAACGCGGTGGAGGACAGCAATGGCAGTTCCACAATATTATCCAAACCAATGGCACCGACATTGAACACTCGGCTTGGTTGCTCCCCCATTTGAATCACACGTCGCGCATAATCGTCGTGCGAGACGAAATGCAGTGCCGACATTTTCGTCAGGCTGTGTCGAACGGCATCGTCAATTAACCCAAACGTGGCTTCACCACCATGTAAATGCGCAATAGGCAACCGATTCAACATCGCGGCCATGGCCACGGCCAGCATTTCGAAACGATCACCCAGAATCACCACCAAATCAAAGTCATGCTGTTCGAATAAACGCCCGAACCTAGCCAACGCCTGACCACTGGCTTCAGCCAGTTGCGACGGTTGATCGCCCTGCAAAGCCATATCCACTTCAAGCAAAGGCTCTATGCCATCGGCTTTCAACACCGAGATGGTCTCTCCCTGTTCCGCGACCAAATGTGACCCGGTGGCAATCATGGTCGGTGCAAACAGGGCATCCGCTTGTAGTTTTTGCCACAACGGCTTCAACAAACCGTAATCGGCTCGGCCGCTGGTGACCAGTGCGATTCGATTGATGTCAGACATAATCATCCTCTTCAATCGCCGCGTTGACACCTAAATCACGAGCCGCCGCACAGCCGATGACATCGTCCCAGAAAAAGCCCGTGACGCCCGTATCCGAACGCTTCATCGTGACATTTTGGTCGGTAAAAATCTCGCCTTTCGCAATCGGTTTCGCCGCCACCAAACGTTTTCGGACCACCGCCAAGTTACCGGATTCGGAATTCGATGGTCGTTTCTCGGCATCGCCCAAAGCCGCTTCCACGTGCCGGATAGCTGTTACCATGTTTTTCAATTCATACGGTTCCAAGCTGGCTTTATGATCCGGCCCCGGTAAGCTTTTATCCAAGGTAAAATGCTTTTCAACCATCTCCGCGCCCATCGCCACGGCGGCAATCGGTACTTCAATGCCCAGCGAATGATCCGACAACCCCACCGCCACTTGAAAGGTTTCCGCCAAAGTCTGCATGGCCCGCAAGTTCACGTCTTCATACGGCGTCGGATAGGCCGTATTGGCATGCAAAATCGTTAAGTTATTTTTCGCCAGGCCTGCTTTG
The nucleotide sequence above comes from Hydrogenovibrio thermophilus. Encoded proteins:
- the neuC gene encoding UDP-N-acetylglucosamine 2-epimerase gives rise to the protein MSDINRIALVTSGRADYGLLKPLWQKLQADALFAPTMIATGSHLVAEQGETISVLKADGIEPLLEVDMALQGDQPSQLAEASGQALARFGRLFEQHDFDLVVILGDRFEMLAVAMAAMLNRLPIAHLHGGEATFGLIDDAVRHSLTKMSALHFVSHDDYARRVIQMGEQPSRVFNVGAIGLDNIVELPLLSSTALQDETGVDWTISTVLMTYHPVTLNDASAAAQEMEVVLDAVIASGLQTVITMPNIDAGGEAMYQVIVAAQQAHPEQLHLVKSLGQLRYLSAMQHCAMVLGNSSSGIIEAASFQKPVVNIGERQLGRVTGANVLHVDCQTEAILQAIETALSDAFVCLLAGVKNPYGNGHTAEKIVGHLKTLSLQDRSALLKKGFHDCAEACS
- the neuB gene encoding N-acetylneuraminate synthase, giving the protein MSVQKHTFIIAEAGVNHNGDLQTALALVDAAVAAGADAVKFQTFKTEELVTQTAEQAAYQTDNTGVKESQFAMLKRLELSEQAHFELLTYCQKHHIEFMSTAFDLPSVDFLHRLGVKRWKIPSGELLSIPYLRKIGGLNQPTILSTGMGRLDEVVLAVETLLKAGLAKNNLTILHANTAYPTPYEDVNLRAMQTLAETFQVAVGLSDHSLGIEVPIAAVAMGAEMVEKHFTLDKSLPGPDHKASLEPYELKNMVTAIRHVEAALGDAEKRPSNSESGNLAVVRKRLVAAKPIAKGEIFTDQNVTMKRSDTGVTGFFWDDVIGCAAARDLGVNAAIEEDDYV